From a single Brassica oleracea var. oleracea cultivar TO1000 chromosome C5, BOL, whole genome shotgun sequence genomic region:
- the LOC106296029 gene encoding probable pectate lyase 8, translating into MAVTKLILFASALLVTTLFVGVNSSRSNETWHEHAVEKPEEVAAMVDMSIRNSTERRRLGYFSCATGNPIDDCWRCDRKWQLRRKRLADCSIGFGRNAIGGRDGRYYVVTDPGDDDPVTPRPGTLRHAVIQNEPLWIVFKRDMVITLKQELIMNSFKTIDGRGVNVHIANGACLTIQYVTNIIVHGIHIHDCKPTGNAMVRSSPSHYGWRSIADGDAISIFGSSHIWIDHNSLSNCADGLVDAVMSSTAITVSNNFFTHHNEVMLLGHSDSYTRDKVMQVTIAYNHFGEGLIQRMPRCRHGYFHVVNNDYTHWEMYAIGGSAGPTINSQGNRFLAPTNPFAKEVTKREYTGQSKWKHWNWRSEGDLFLNGAFFTRSGAGAGAGYARASSLSAKSSSLVGTMTSYSGALNCRAGRRC; encoded by the exons ATGGCTGTCACAAAACTTATCCTCTTTGCTTCTGCATTACTTGTAACAACGCTGTTTGTCGGCGTTAATTCATCCAG GTCGAATGAAACATGGCATGAACATGCAGTTGAGAAACCAGAGGAAGTAGCTGCCATGGTGGACAT GAGCATTCGCAACAGCACGGAGCGGAGACGCTTAGGCTACTTCTCCTGCGCCACCGGCAACCCAATCGACGACTGCTGGCGCTGCGACCGCAAATGGCAGCTCCGCCGCAAACGCCTCGCCGACTGCTCGATCGGATTCGGCCGCAACGCGATCGGCGGCCGCGACGGCCGCTACTACGTCGTAACCGACCCCGGCGACGACGATCCCGTCACCCCCAGACCGGGAACGCTCCGCCACGCCGTGATCCAGAACGAGCCGCTCTGGATCGTCTTCAAGCGCGACATGGTGATCACCTTGAAGCAGGAGCTGATCATGAACAGCTTCAAGACCATCGACGGCCGCGGCGTCAACGTCCACATCGCAAACGGCGCGTGCCTCACGATCCAGTACGTTACCAACATTATTGTGCATGGGATTCATATCCATGACTGTAAGCCCACGGGGAACGCGATGGTGAGAAGCTCTCCGTCGCATTACGGGTGGAGATCGATAGCTGACGGTGACGCGATCTCGATCTTTGGGTCGAGTCATATCTGGATTGATCATAACTCGCTCTCGAATTGCGCTGATGGGCTTGTGGATGCTGTTATGAGCTCCACTGCGATTACAGTCTCTAACAACTTCTTCACTCACCACAATGAG GTTATGTTGCTGGGGCATAGTGATTCATACACAAGGGACAAAGTGATGCAAGTTACAATTGCTTACAACCATTTTGGTGAGGGTCTTATCCAGAGAATGCCAAG GTGTAGGCATGGATACTTCCATGTAGTGAACAACGACTACACACATTGGGAGATGTATGCCATTGGTGGTAGTGCTGGTCCGACTATTAACAGTCAGGGGAATCGATTTCTTGCCCCAACAAACCCATTTGCTAAGGAG GTGACTAAGAGGGAGTACACAGGACAATCAAAATGGAAGCACTGGAATTGGAGATCAGAAGGAGATCTTTTCTTAAACGGAGCATTTTTCACACGGTCTGGAGCTGGAGCTGGAGCCGGCTACGCCAGAGCTTCGAGTTTGTCGGCCAAATCATCCTCACTCGTAGGCACCATGACCTCTTACTCTGGTGCTCTTAACTGCAGAGCCGGTCGCAGGTGTTAA